Proteins encoded in a region of the Quercus lobata isolate SW786 chromosome 8, ValleyOak3.0 Primary Assembly, whole genome shotgun sequence genome:
- the LOC115956085 gene encoding uncharacterized protein LOC115956085 produces MSILQYPDAINAPDLQVWNNAAFDNEESEGSAAFKDSWSNLHSVNLSESFESDCSKENLSPLVVKTPAPVKSSVPVRPLCQNSLVVNSQGKPFKVLVKEGLLETPVVPKKEHGKREEKDDRVSDERKIDLEIEEIQKEISRLSLRLEALRLEKAERNAMKTVERRGKIVQAKFMEPKQSGKNLDLMKKIEEPLPSSVKSKIIRRGMSLGPSEILAGARARQKPEITPVQSIQNRRKSCFWKLQNIDELKVTKERGKSLSLSPKSRKTVSKIQAPKQAATTMTSKRPVKKEDGVIASIQPKKLFKDGEKSVKKPVKPGRVVASRYNQIANQSNGNLRLSDGRKRSLPENDKDDGKRCDKRRASSVGKSRGNQGTESRVKKRWEIPSEVMVYKGEEDGNAVSISEVGGVLPKIRTLRCVNETPRDSGPAKRVAELIGRRSYFCNNEEVEPSVCQALSFAEGDAEEK; encoded by the coding sequence ATGAGTATTCTTCAATACCCAGATGCCATTAACGCCCCAGATCTCCAGGTTTGGAACAATGCCGCCTTTGACAACGAAGAATCCGAAGGCTCTGCGGCCTTTAAAgattcttggtccaatcttcactCTGTCAATCTGTCCGAATCGTTTGAATCCGATTGCAGCAAAGAAAATCTTAGCCCTCTTGTGGTTAAAACCCCTGCCCCTGTGAAATCTTCGGTACCCGTTAGGCCTCTTTGCCAGAATAGCCTTGTCGTAAACTCACAAGGGAAGCCATTCAAGGTTCTTGTGAAGGAGGGCCTTCTTGAAACCCCAGTGGTACCAAAGAAGGAGCatggaaaaagagaagaaaaagatgatagGGTCTCCGATGAAAGAAAGATTGATTTGGAAATTGAGGAAATTCAGAAGGAGATTTCTCGGTTATCCTTGAGACTTGAAGCGCTTCGGCTGGAAAAGGCTGAGAGAAATGCGATGAAGACGGTTGAAAGGCGTGGAAAGATTGTGCAAGCGAAGTTTATGGAGCCGAAACAGAGTGggaagaatttggatttgatgAAAAAGATTGAAGAACCTTTACCCTCAAGCGTGAAATCAAAGATTATCAGAAGGGGTATGAGTTTAGGGCCTTCTGAAATACTTGCCGGAGCCAGAGCTCGGCAGAAGCCGGAGATCACGCCGGTCCAGTCGATACAGAATCGCCGGAAATCGTGCTTTTGGAAGCTTCAAAATATAGATGAGTTGAAGGTGACAAAAGAAAGGGGTAAAAGTCTGAGTCTTAGCCCGAAATCACGCAAAACTGTGTCAAAGATTCAGGCTCCTAAGCAAGCCGCCACGACAATGACGTCTAAAAGGCCTGTGAAGAAAGAAGATGGGGTTATTGCATCAATTCAGCCAAAGAAGTTGTTTAAAGATGGAGAAAAGTCGGTGAAGAAGCCAGTGAAGCCAGGCCGGGTTGTGGCTAGCAGGTATAATCAGATTGCTAATCAGAGTAATGGGAATTTGAGATTGAGTGATGGTAGGAAGCGGTCTCTACCGGAGAATGATAAGGATGATGGGAAGAGGTGTGACAAAAGGCGAGCTTCATCAGTGGGAAAATCGCGTGGGAATCAAGGGACTGAGAGCCGGGTGAAGAAGCGGTGGGAGATTCCCAGTGAGGTAATGGTGTACAAGGGTGAGGAGGATGGTAATGCAGTGTCAATTTCTGAGGTGGGTGGCGTGCTTCCAAAGATTAGGACACTCCGGTGTGTGAATGAGACTCCAAGGGACTCAGGGCCGGCGAAAAGAGTGGCTGAATTGATTGGAAGGAGGTCGTACTTTTGCAATAATGAGGAGGTGGAGCCTTCAGTTTGTCAGGCTTTGAGTTTTGCAGAAGGAGATGCAGAGGaaaaatga